TATATATAGGGGCATATTATATTTAGTAATATGAGTGTTGAAAAAACAGATACGGAAGGGATAATACGCAGGGTCGCAAATCTCCTCGCATCGGTTTTCATCTATAGCGAATCGCCAACATATGTGGATAGATTTGCTAATGCACTATCAAAGGAGGCAGTGGCTAGGGTCATTTACGAGTCACAGAGGATAATACAAATGGGGATTTCAAGTGGCGAAGTTAAAATGGGGAATGTGGAAATATCTGGTAAGAGCATGAAAATCACTGATAAAAAGGGGGAGGAAAGCTATCCTGCAGTTATAATAAAAACAAAGGAAGGGAGGAACTACATAGTGGTTGGTTACTTACCTACAGATAAAGATGTTGAAGACTTTATGAGCTTAGTAGAGAGGGATATATACTACGCTAGGAAGGCCGGGGCATTAGCTATGTCTATTGCAAATAGATCACTTTTAGGAGGTGGTGAGTAAATGATTAGTGGTTCATTCAGGTTTTTAATAAATACTGAAAGTCTTAACGGTGTCGAGAGCGTAGGTAACTTGACAAGGCATAGGACAGCTCCAGTGGTGCTTAAGACTTCTACCGGTTACTTGGTCAGATATGTTCCAGCTATTTCCGGTGAGTCTTTAGCACATGCATACCAAACGGCGTTAGTAGACTTAGCAAAGAAATATAATCTACCGGTAGGGGTTTACTCGTCAAAATACGATTTTATAAAGTTCTCAACTGAAGAAGTGCTTAAAGAAGAGGGAGTCAATCCGCCAAAGGACTCAAGCGATATGAGGAGGTTTGAGGTAGAGGTAATGCTTAAGGATATTGTTGCCGATATAGGAGGGTTTATGTATGCAGGGAACGTTCCGGTTAGAAGGACTTCAAGAATTAAATTCGGTTATATGATACCGGCTCTCATGGGAGATGAAATTCCCGCACAGCTTGAAAGCCAGTTTCACGTAAGGTATAGTGAGAAGGACCAGATGATTTATAATGTCGAGGTTTCTTCTGCTCTTTACGTAATGTCCTTCTCCCTAGATGAAGACTTAATAGCTGTACCATCAACAGAAGGACCTAAGGTTAACGGAGAAGATACACTCACTAAACAAAGAGATAGTAGAGTTAAAACTGCAATAGAAGCTCTATATTACGTTTTAACTGGTAACTTCGGAGGTAAAAGGTCTAGATTCTTACCGTCAATGAAGCTAATGTCTGGTATTGTAACGGTAACAGATTTCCCATTTATACCGGAACCGGGGCATACGAATGATTATATTGCTACTACTGTAAAGAGGCTCGGAAAAGCCAAAGAGATATTCAAGGGTAAGAGCAAAGTTTACGTAATAAATAACGAAGGGATCGAAGAGGGAGGAGAAGTAAATAAAGTTGGGAGTGTTGAAGAGCTAATTACTTCTCTAACTGGGAAGTAAAATGATTTATTCTAAAGTTTTTTTAAAGCTTCACTGGGGTTTTTATGTTTCATACCCAGAAGCCTCTAAGGCTAAACCATCATTCTACTTACCCCCTCCTACTACTCTTATAGGAGCATTAAGTTACGGAAAGTACAGGGGGGTTGACACAAAGGCTTTTAAGGGGAAAGCGGGAAGTCCAGCCCTAGAAATAAAGGTTAAGGCTGCAGCTTCTTTCAGCAACGAGTTTGTCGGGGGATACACTGAGGATATTATACGAAGCGTAATTATGTACTTTCAGAGGAAGGAAAGGAGGGGAGATCCTAAGTTTAGATACGGTGTAGTTCCTACCGGAAAAATTTACGCTCCTAACCAAGTAGTTAAGGTAGTCTATGTGGCTGAAATGGATAAAGAAGAACTGGAGAGATTAAGCTGGTCTATTACTAGGCTAGGTTGTAAGGAGTGTTTAGTAAGTGTGGAAGACGTAGAAATAGGTGAGGCTAAAAGGGTTAAGGGTAAAGTGAAGACATCTTACTATTTCCCAGCGAGTGTAACAATATCGGAGGAAGAAAAGAAGAATGTTATGTTAGTTAGTTTCTGGGATGAAAACGGTTTCATTTGGGGAAGTGCAGGAAACGTAGTGACATATGCACTCCCAGTTACGGGATATCCGTTAAAGAGCAAGGAGGTTGAAGTAGAGGCTAGTGAGGCTTATGAGGTGGGAGGAGAATATGTTGTCTTCGGCTAAGAGTATAACTGATATTTATGAGGAGTTCATAAAGGATAACAGACTACAAGACAGATTAGCTATTAGACAAACTGTAGAGGAATTAGAAAAAGGACACAATGTTATCCTTAAGGCTCCTACTGGATACGGTAAGACAACGTTAACAAAAGTATTGGCTAATGCTGTAGACCTAGGTTATTTTGCTAGGGTAATACACGTTCTCCCATTAAGGGCAATTGTACAAGACCTCTATGAGAAACTAAAATCCGATAGTGAAAAGGGAGTTATTAGGACTAAAAGTATTGCAGCCCAAGATATGGACTTCTCAGATTCTCCCTTTTTCATGCAGAGAGTGACTGTGACCACTCTAGATACCTTTATCCTTAACCTATTTAAACTTCCCGCGGTTGAGATGGGTAAAGTATTTCAAAACTTTGGAGCCCATTATGAATTACCAAGGGGTATGATATATTCATCATTAGTTATATTTGATGAGTTCCACCTTCTAGGAGAGGAGGGTAGACCTTTAACTGCTGGATTATCTGCTGTAAAGTCACTTACAGATGCAGGTGTTCCAGTAATAATCATGTCTGCCACTATTGACAAAGGGCTAGAATCACTGATAATGAAGTACGGTAAAGATTTCGTTACTGTGGAAGCCAAAGACTTCAGTATTGAAAGAAAGATTACAGTTAAGAAGATAAGAGAAGAAGAGGTCTTAAGTGACGTTTTAAAAGAATATAGTGAAGGAAAGAGAGTATTAGTAGTGTTTAATACTAGGGTAGGGGCTATTAATTTTTATAAGGCTCTTAAGGATAAGGGACTGAACCCAGTACTAATCCACAGTAAGTTCAATAGGGAAGATAGAAGGGTCTTAGTTCAGAAGGTATTAAAGGAAAGGCTTGTTGTCTCTACTCAAGTTATTGAGGCTGGAATAGATACAAGTTTTGACGTATTAATTACTGAAGCAGCACCAGCATCAAACCTAATACAGAGGGCTGGAAGAGTTGCAAGATATGGAGGTTATGGTGAGGTCCATGTGTTTCCGTTCAGTGGAAAGGTTTATGATAAGGAAGAGGTACAGGAGGTTTGGGAATCCTTAGACAGAGGTTTGCCAGAGCTTAAGGAGAAAGAGTATCATGTCGATAACATACTTCTCAGTGACTTAACTACTATAGACCATTCAGTATTTGCTGATTCAATTACAGCTAAGAACCTTTATACCTCTGTATGTAATATAGTGAGGGAAACATCTATTATAATGGGCTTTCCTAGGGGAGAGTATAATTCTGAGAAGGCAATTCCCCTTACAGAAAAAGAAGCAATGGAGGCTCTGAGAAAGAACGGAGCTGTAAAAGATGGTAAGGAGGTTACAGATTATAAACCCTCTACAAATGTTTGCCTACAATTAGATCTCCTAATGAAAGGAATAGACGGTGTAATAATAGCTGGTTATGATAAGGAGATCGGAGGGATAATATGAAGAAACCATGTGCATTTACAAATCAGCCTTTATTAGACCACTCTAAAGGTTCACTTAACTCTATGAAAAAGATCCTTTCCGATTCCTATGTATTAACAGCGAAGAGGAGACTTGAAAAATTCGGGATTAAAGTAAAGAAGGAAGACTTTGAGTTATCAGTACTTCTACACGATATAGGCAAAGCCGGTGAGTTTTATCAAACTCAATTTGATGATGAATGCAATTCTTCCCGTACTCCTTCTTTCATATATCATGAGATTGGATCTGCAATTTTCTTTTATAAGAACATAGAGGATAAGAAGCTTAAGCTATTAATTGCACTTGCTGAGCTGAACCATTTGAACACAATTAGAAGTATTTCGCAACTTAACCCCAACAGTTTTCCTAAGAAGTTTGATCTGGGTATGATAAGACTTAAAAGATTCGGAAAAATAGTGTTAGAGGAAATAGGGATGGAGAACTTTACTATTGAGGATTACACATTTGATGATTACCACGAAATGATGAATGATTTAGTAAAAGAGAACGGGGCTTATCTTAAGTTGTACTCTCTTTTTTTAGCTCCAATAATCGTTGGAGATAACCTAGACAGCTCCCTAGCTAGGGGGCTGAATGAGAGGAGAAGGTTTATCCATGTTCTTGAAAAGGAGGTGAATTCTCTTGATAGTCCCTCTGTATAATTTATTCGGAGATAATTTAGTAACTCAGTTAGCAGTAAACACGAAGGAATTAAAGCCTATGACAGTGAAGGGAAAACCCTACTTAGAAATAGATGACAAGGAGCTAAGAATAGCCCTTGATACCGCCAGTGATATAGCCCAAAAGTTTGAGAAAGATAACAAGAGACCTATACCCCTAAATGCAAATGATAAGAAAGTCATGGAGAAAATATTGAAGTGTTTTAACTTCTCTTCCTCAGATCCCATCTCTTATGTTTTAAAGAATTTCAATATTGAACAAAGTAAGGAATGTTATGTAGACAATGTCCCTTCATTTATAAAGCCAGAGTACTATGAGTTTGTCAGAATCCCCGGAAAACCTGGAGGACAGAAGATGTCGGTAAAAGTTGATTCCAGATATGTAATTCTCGCAATAGCCGGTTGGTTATTCTCAAGAATAGGATATGCTAGAGTAGGTGGAGAAACAATAGGGGTAAACGTTTTCACATTAACAAAGTCAATGCTCTATAATACTTACGGTCAGTTTAGTGGTGTAAAGCCGGAAACTGCTTTCATATTCCTTTTAGCTGATAGGGTAATAAAGTCTGGTTCAAACATTTCTTCAGCTAGAGTATATCTTATGTCAGATGCTGGAGGACAAAACCCTACCGTCATACTAGGAGGTTTCAGCATAGATTTCTCTAAGTTATTGGAAAAGAAAGAGTTAATAGATGATGACTTAATAAGGCTTGCGCAAGACGCAACAAATGACCAAAGTCCCACTAACGATTTCTCAGCCAGAATTGTTGAACTAGTCTATGAAGTGATTGGTGGAGCTAAGAGAGTAGAGGATTTAGTATACCTCGCAAATCGTTACGTTTCCATGGAGATAACAAATGCAAAGGAATTCTGTAAGAATAACAGAATTTATTGTACAGCTTACTATTATTCTCAGAAGCTTCTAAGTGAAATAGGATGGTAGAGTTTTTTTCGGAAAAAATTGTTAAAGTTGAGTTCTCTGCTGTGCCGGAAAGCGATGTAATTTTACCTCCTCTAAGTTCTAAAGTAGTAAAGAACTTGATTTTATCTTCTAAACTACTTCCCTCTCTCTCAAGCTTAGTCCAGAGCGGAATGAAGAACAAACCACTCTTTATCTCGAACTTGGGTAAAAACGGTTTTAGGCTTTTCAGTACGGGTAAGCCAGTAAGTGTTAAAGCTGGAGAAATTCTTAACTTCTTTATCTCTTTCCCCTATTATGACGGGTTTTTCACGGAACTGTCTTCTGGGAGTTTTGAGACTGGGTATGGGAAGTTTTTTATTGAGCTTGAACAACTCGAAGTTATTGAACTTAGCTCCATAAAAGGGGTTAGTGAGGGTAATTTTTATGTAAAATTCGTGACCCCGGCTCTCCTTTCTTCAAAAGTCCTTCTTCCTCCGTCGTTGAAAGAGAAATATAAGAACGTTAATCCGGGGTATAGTTTAATCCCCTCTGTAGGTTTAGTAGTGAGTTATGCTTATAGGGTTTATAGGGCTTTATATGGAAATACCAGTAATATGGAGCTTGATTCAAAATCCTTTAGGCTCGGGGTTTTGAGTAATAGTTTATCTAGAGTTATAGGGTATAAACTTAAACCCTTGACTGTAGTCATAGGAAATGACAATAAGGGGAGATTAAGGACTTCGAGAGGTTTTGTAGGGTGGATGGAATTTGATATTCCGTATAAGAAGCTTAAGAAAGCTATTTCGAAGTATTTAATTATAGCTTCCTATTTAGGGATAGGGAAGAGTAGGGGAATAGGCCTTGGGGAAGTTGTGGTTAAGATAAAAAGTTAATCAGAAACCTCTGAGACCTAATAACTTTATCTTCCAATTTCATCGAGGAATATCCTTACACTACTGCGACTTAGGCTAATGACGTTAATGCTCTAAGCTTTCAATTCCATTGAGGATTATCGGGACAATATACTATTTACAAATGCCACTAGCATTGATTTCTTTCAATTCCATTAAGGATTATCATTTTCAATTACTAGTACAGCACATAGTGACGGAAATTATACCTTTCAATTCCATTAAGGATTATCGTAAAAATCCCGAGATAAAGCCTATCATTATCAAATTCTTTCAATTCCATTAAGGATTATCGTTGAATATTAATGGTAATGAAAATGCTATGTATGCAGTAAGCTTTCAATTCCATTAAGGATTATCTCCTTATCCTAGTGACAAGAATGCTCTTTATATAGTAAGCTTTCAATTCCATTAAGGATTATCAACATGCTTATAGATTTGGTTGAACTTATATGGTAACTGCGACTTTCAATTCCATTAAGGATTATCTAGTGTTAGTTGTTATAGTACTCGTAGCAGATATTGTTGCTGCTTTCAATTCCATTAAGGATTATCTGTTCCTTTGACTTCATCGATTAACAAACCGCTATGATCTAACTTTCAATTCCATTAAGGATTATCTAAAGAAAGAAAAGAAGTACAAGGATTTTGCAGTATTACCATTTAATAATTTTCTAATTCCTTCAGGTATTATAGGGAAGTACAAGGATTTTGCAGTATTACCATTTAATAATTTTCTAATTCCTTCAGGTATTATAGGGAAGTACAAGGATTTTGCAGTATTGGAAGACTTTCAATTCCATTAAGGATTATCTGAGGGTGGACTTCCCCGTGTTCGATTCGCCGTATAATATTAAATATCTTTCAATTCCATTAAGGATTATCAGTTAGTCCCCGATTCAAAAGTCGTTGAGGAGCTACTTCGCTTTCAATTCCATTAAGGATTATCTCACCAAAAAGGATCCAACCACCATCATAATCCTCAGAATCTGTCTTTCAATTCCATTAAGGATTATCCTTTAACACTTTTTTGTTTTATCATACACCTCACCCTATTCTTTCAATTCCATTAAGGATTATCCGAATCTTTTATTCGTGTCAAAAACCGTGCCGTCTAGGTCACTTTCAATTCCATTAAGGATTATCTAAATATAGGAATATATCCTAACGTCTACGTTCCCCTCCGTACTTTCAATTCCATTAAGGATTATCACGGGACTTTCTGGGCAACGACACGTTTTGGTTCAGAACGCTTTCAATTCCATTAAGGATTATCTTGGGTATGTGTTGAAGTACAGATACGGGTTTGGGGTTCTTTCAATTCCATTAAGGATTATCCAAATTTTCCATAAGAACTATTCAACATCAGTTTAGCTAACTTTCAATTCCATTAAGGATTATCAAAAATAC
The sequence above is drawn from the Sulfurisphaera tokodaii str. 7 genome and encodes:
- the csa5 gene encoding type I-A CRISPR-associated protein Csa5: MSVEKTDTEGIIRRVANLLASVFIYSESPTYVDRFANALSKEAVARVIYESQRIIQMGISSGEVKMGNVEISGKSMKITDKKGEESYPAVIIKTKEGRNYIVVGYLPTDKDVEDFMSLVERDIYYARKAGALAMSIANRSLLGGGE
- the cas7a gene encoding type I-A CRISPR-associated protein Cas7/Csa2, whose translation is MISGSFRFLINTESLNGVESVGNLTRHRTAPVVLKTSTGYLVRYVPAISGESLAHAYQTALVDLAKKYNLPVGVYSSKYDFIKFSTEEVLKEEGVNPPKDSSDMRRFEVEVMLKDIVADIGGFMYAGNVPVRRTSRIKFGYMIPALMGDEIPAQLESQFHVRYSEKDQMIYNVEVSSALYVMSFSLDEDLIAVPSTEGPKVNGEDTLTKQRDSRVKTAIEALYYVLTGNFGGKRSRFLPSMKLMSGIVTVTDFPFIPEPGHTNDYIATTVKRLGKAKEIFKGKSKVYVINNEGIEEGGEVNKVGSVEELITSLTGK
- the cas5a gene encoding type I-A CRISPR-associated protein Cas5a produces the protein MIYSKVFLKLHWGFYVSYPEASKAKPSFYLPPPTTLIGALSYGKYRGVDTKAFKGKAGSPALEIKVKAAASFSNEFVGGYTEDIIRSVIMYFQRKERRGDPKFRYGVVPTGKIYAPNQVVKVVYVAEMDKEELERLSWSITRLGCKECLVSVEDVEIGEAKRVKGKVKTSYYFPASVTISEEEKKNVMLVSFWDENGFIWGSAGNVVTYALPVTGYPLKSKEVEVEASEAYEVGGEYVVFG
- the cas3 gene encoding CRISPR-associated helicase Cas3', coding for MLSSAKSITDIYEEFIKDNRLQDRLAIRQTVEELEKGHNVILKAPTGYGKTTLTKVLANAVDLGYFARVIHVLPLRAIVQDLYEKLKSDSEKGVIRTKSIAAQDMDFSDSPFFMQRVTVTTLDTFILNLFKLPAVEMGKVFQNFGAHYELPRGMIYSSLVIFDEFHLLGEEGRPLTAGLSAVKSLTDAGVPVIIMSATIDKGLESLIMKYGKDFVTVEAKDFSIERKITVKKIREEEVLSDVLKEYSEGKRVLVVFNTRVGAINFYKALKDKGLNPVLIHSKFNREDRRVLVQKVLKERLVVSTQVIEAGIDTSFDVLITEAAPASNLIQRAGRVARYGGYGEVHVFPFSGKVYDKEEVQEVWESLDRGLPELKEKEYHVDNILLSDLTTIDHSVFADSITAKNLYTSVCNIVRETSIIMGFPRGEYNSEKAIPLTEKEAMEALRKNGAVKDGKEVTDYKPSTNVCLQLDLLMKGIDGVIIAGYDKEIGGII
- a CDS encoding CRISPR-associated endonuclease Cas3'': MKKPCAFTNQPLLDHSKGSLNSMKKILSDSYVLTAKRRLEKFGIKVKKEDFELSVLLHDIGKAGEFYQTQFDDECNSSRTPSFIYHEIGSAIFFYKNIEDKKLKLLIALAELNHLNTIRSISQLNPNSFPKKFDLGMIRLKRFGKIVLEEIGMENFTIEDYTFDDYHEMMNDLVKENGAYLKLYSLFLAPIIVGDNLDSSLARGLNERRRFIHVLEKEVNSLDSPSV
- the csaX gene encoding type I-A CRISPR-associated protein CsaX → MIVPLYNLFGDNLVTQLAVNTKELKPMTVKGKPYLEIDDKELRIALDTASDIAQKFEKDNKRPIPLNANDKKVMEKILKCFNFSSSDPISYVLKNFNIEQSKECYVDNVPSFIKPEYYEFVRIPGKPGGQKMSVKVDSRYVILAIAGWLFSRIGYARVGGETIGVNVFTLTKSMLYNTYGQFSGVKPETAFIFLLADRVIKSGSNISSARVYLMSDAGGQNPTVILGGFSIDFSKLLEKKELIDDDLIRLAQDATNDQSPTNDFSARIVELVYEVIGGAKRVEDLVYLANRYVSMEITNAKEFCKNNRIYCTAYYYSQKLLSEIGW
- the cas6 gene encoding CRISPR system precrRNA processing endoribonuclease RAMP protein Cas6, translated to MVEFFSEKIVKVEFSAVPESDVILPPLSSKVVKNLILSSKLLPSLSSLVQSGMKNKPLFISNLGKNGFRLFSTGKPVSVKAGEILNFFISFPYYDGFFTELSSGSFETGYGKFFIELEQLEVIELSSIKGVSEGNFYVKFVTPALLSSKVLLPPSLKEKYKNVNPGYSLIPSVGLVVSYAYRVYRALYGNTSNMELDSKSFRLGVLSNSLSRVIGYKLKPLTVVIGNDNKGRLRTSRGFVGWMEFDIPYKKLKKAISKYLIIASYLGIGKSRGIGLGEVVVKIKS